Proteins encoded together in one Deinococcus irradiatisoli window:
- a CDS encoding patatin-like phospholipase family protein, whose product MTIRDMDKGRALVLGGGGVTGIAWGLGFLMGLIDEGLDLRDADLIVGTSAGSSVGAQITTVASLDQLYARQLEPSAEKAMAFDADALNQLVTATVQEVGFNAQVIRQRIGAMALATPSVPEAERRAIIASRLPNPVWPKQRLKIVAVDAESGEERIFDNDSGVDLVDAVAASCAVPGVWPPMTIGGHRYMDGGMRSITNADLAGGMGRVLVVSLLNLEGAQSTLPQEVAQLEAAGSAVKVVTPDAASVEAIGPNVLDPARRSATAQAGRAQGRLVAAELKGFWAPEG is encoded by the coding sequence ATGACGATACGAGACATGGACAAAGGCCGCGCCCTGGTGCTGGGCGGCGGCGGGGTGACGGGCATCGCCTGGGGACTGGGCTTCTTGATGGGTCTGATCGATGAGGGCCTGGACCTGCGAGACGCCGACCTGATCGTCGGGACCTCAGCGGGCTCGTCGGTCGGCGCTCAGATCACGACGGTCGCCTCGCTGGACCAGCTCTACGCGCGGCAGCTGGAGCCGTCCGCCGAGAAGGCGATGGCCTTTGACGCGGATGCCCTCAACCAGCTGGTGACGGCCACCGTCCAGGAAGTCGGGTTCAATGCCCAGGTGATCCGTCAGCGGATCGGCGCGATGGCCTTGGCCACGCCCAGCGTGCCGGAAGCGGAGCGCCGGGCCATCATTGCCTCGCGCCTGCCCAACCCGGTCTGGCCGAAGCAGCGCCTCAAGATCGTGGCGGTGGACGCTGAGAGCGGTGAAGAGCGCATCTTCGACAATGACTCGGGCGTGGACCTGGTGGACGCGGTGGCAGCGAGTTGCGCGGTGCCGGGGGTCTGGCCGCCCATGACGATCGGCGGGCACCGCTACATGGACGGCGGGATGCGCTCGATCACCAACGCGGACCTGGCCGGAGGTATGGGCCGGGTGCTGGTGGTGTCGCTGCTCAACTTGGAGGGCGCGCAGAGTACCCTGCCGCAGGAAGTCGCGCAGCTGGAAGCTGCTGGCTCGGCCGTGAAGGTGGTGACGCCAGACGCAGCGTCGGTGGAGGCGATCGGGCCGAACGTGCTGGACCCGGCACGGCGCAGTGCGACGGCCCAGGCGGGCCGGGCGCAGGGCCGCCTAGTGGCTGCGGAACTGAAAGGCTTCTGGGCGCCTGAGGGCTGA
- a CDS encoding S8 family peptidase has protein sequence MSKTHKAFTPFLLLSLGLLGACSPSTPPARSSAALSAQSKTTTTTNLPKNYKYLHTLTITSSVTQANLQSMYGGYIVSYQPALGSAVVANNSSTKGTYDNATPEANTVKFKVSEQGVGVWATGFGTWSSGYGTWATGYGSWATGTTSAATTFTDNVPIWNAINLSQAQTLVPELGKGVKVAVIDTGIDLSHPAFQGKLDLAGAMDYLDGDSSPQEVNSATTGYSDGYGHGTAVADIVLQVAPNATILPIRVLDPSGGGDTATIASAISYAVSAGAKVINLSLGSSSDSSAVNSAIQNAVKQNVVVVAAAGNTGNTSVLYPAVNADTTTSQGLGSVGVGSINASYLKSSFSAYGSSLELEAPGENVMTAFPGGGVVKATGTSFSTPVVSGVLALAVSTGLTSGAVKTMMTNLNSTARAPSDPSLVASNLGYGSVDAYAFIHKYR, from the coding sequence ATGTCCAAGACCCACAAAGCATTTACTCCCTTCCTGCTATTGAGTCTCGGTCTGCTCGGTGCCTGCAGTCCCAGCACGCCGCCAGCGAGGAGCTCGGCGGCACTGAGTGCTCAGAGTAAGACAACAACCACGACCAACCTGCCGAAGAACTACAAGTACCTGCACACGCTGACGATCACCTCCAGCGTGACGCAGGCCAACCTGCAGTCTATGTACGGCGGCTACATCGTTTCGTACCAGCCAGCTTTGGGCAGCGCCGTCGTCGCCAACAACTCGTCTACCAAGGGCACGTACGATAACGCCACGCCGGAAGCCAACACCGTCAAGTTCAAAGTCAGCGAGCAGGGAGTGGGCGTGTGGGCCACGGGCTTCGGCACCTGGTCCTCGGGCTACGGCACCTGGGCCACCGGGTACGGCAGCTGGGCGACCGGCACCACCTCGGCAGCCACCACCTTCACTGACAACGTCCCGATCTGGAACGCCATCAACCTCAGCCAGGCCCAGACCCTCGTTCCGGAGCTCGGCAAAGGCGTTAAGGTGGCGGTCATCGACACCGGCATCGACCTCTCGCATCCGGCCTTCCAGGGCAAGCTCGACCTCGCGGGCGCCATGGACTACCTCGACGGCGACAGTAGCCCTCAGGAAGTCAACTCGGCCACCACCGGCTACTCCGACGGCTACGGGCACGGCACCGCCGTGGCCGACATCGTCTTGCAGGTGGCCCCCAACGCGACCATCCTGCCGATCCGGGTGCTGGACCCCAGCGGTGGCGGGGACACCGCCACCATCGCCAGCGCCATCAGTTACGCCGTGAGCGCGGGTGCCAAGGTCATCAACCTCTCGCTGGGGAGCAGCAGCGACTCCTCGGCCGTCAACTCGGCCATCCAGAACGCGGTGAAACAAAATGTCGTGGTGGTTGCCGCCGCCGGGAACACGGGCAACACCAGCGTGCTCTACCCGGCCGTCAACGCTGACACCACCACGTCGCAGGGCCTGGGCTCAGTGGGGGTGGGCAGCATCAACGCCAGCTACCTCAAGTCCAGCTTCAGTGCCTACGGCTCGTCGCTGGAGCTGGAAGCGCCGGGCGAGAATGTCATGACGGCTTTCCCCGGTGGCGGGGTGGTCAAGGCCACCGGCACGTCGTTCTCCACTCCGGTGGTTTCGGGCGTGTTGGCTCTGGCCGTCTCGACGGGACTGACCAGCGGCGCGGTCAAGACCATGATGACCAACCTCAACAGCACTGCCAGGGCGCCCAGCGACCCCAGCCTGGTCGCCTCCAACCTCGGGTACGGATCGGTCGACGCCTACGCCTTCATTCACAAGTACCGCTAA
- a CDS encoding S8 family serine peptidase encodes MQALPAGKIDTPRLTAQGDVRDMKMAEISGRIGAWAKGRIGAWAKGQEINATTRPDGLPSTFAENLPSWQSIHLAEAQNLAPHLGQGVVVAVIDTGIDPAHPMLQGHLSAPGSWYDFANGDTNPTEVPTLSNGAYGHGTAVASVILQVAPNATILPIRALDSDGYGSSINIAKAVTWAILQGAKVINISAVSNVDTTLTTVLNLAATKGVYVTLAAGNEAVDKMPYPAINASKSGDFGLRAINVGAVGGDSKMASFSNYGRDLEITAPGVDLVAAVPGGYAVASGTSFSAPVLAGTLALALGERQNLLFMGKLANQIDLMGTDISKLNPAYKADTLGNGLLNAQAFLKSVQ; translated from the coding sequence ATGCAAGCGCTCCCTGCTGGCAAGATCGACACTCCCCGCCTCACGGCCCAGGGCGACGTGCGCGACATGAAGATGGCCGAGATCTCCGGGCGCATCGGTGCCTGGGCCAAAGGCCGCATCGGCGCCTGGGCCAAGGGCCAGGAGATCAACGCCACCACCCGTCCCGACGGTCTGCCCAGCACCTTCGCCGAGAACCTGCCGTCGTGGCAGAGCATCCACCTCGCCGAGGCCCAGAACCTGGCGCCGCACTTGGGGCAGGGCGTGGTCGTGGCCGTCATCGACACCGGCATCGACCCGGCGCATCCGATGCTCCAAGGCCACCTCTCGGCACCGGGCAGCTGGTACGACTTCGCCAACGGCGACACCAATCCCACTGAAGTGCCGACCTTGAGCAACGGCGCGTACGGTCACGGCACGGCGGTGGCCAGCGTGATCTTGCAGGTCGCCCCGAACGCCACCATCCTGCCGATCCGGGCGCTGGACTCCGATGGTTACGGCAGCAGCATCAACATCGCCAAGGCCGTGACCTGGGCCATCTTGCAGGGCGCCAAGGTGATCAACATCTCGGCGGTGTCCAACGTCGACACCACCCTGACCACCGTACTGAACCTGGCGGCGACCAAAGGCGTCTACGTGACGCTGGCGGCCGGCAACGAAGCGGTGGACAAGATGCCTTACCCGGCCATCAACGCCAGCAAGAGCGGCGACTTCGGGCTTCGGGCCATCAACGTGGGCGCGGTCGGCGGTGACAGCAAGATGGCCAGCTTTTCGAACTATGGCCGCGATCTGGAGATCACGGCGCCGGGTGTGGATCTGGTGGCGGCCGTGCCGGGCGGCTACGCGGTCGCCAGCGGCACGTCCTTCTCCGCACCTGTTCTGGCCGGTACCCTGGCCCTGGCCCTGGGGGAGCGTCAGAACCTGCTGTTCATGGGCAAACTGGCCAACCAGATCGACCTGATGGGCACCGACATCAGCAAGCTCAACCCGGCCTACAAGGCGGACACCCTGGGCAACGGCCTCCTCAACGCCCAAGCGTTCTTGAAAAGCGTCCAGTAA